A window of the Candidatus Nitrosotalea okcheonensis genome harbors these coding sequences:
- a CDS encoding phosphopantetheine adenylyltransferase yields the protein MTRFKLVALGGTFDIIHRGHIELLRNGFSISSKVIIGLTSDELARKKGKIPINDYPRRYKTLEDVIKKNFPNSKYVISKLDNDFGPAVLEQEVEALIVSEETSSKGKDLNKLRTERNSPPVVVIVVPMALAKDGTRISTTRIKNSEIDADGNILS from the coding sequence ATGACTAGATTCAAACTTGTGGCTTTAGGCGGTACATTTGATATTATTCATAGGGGGCATATAGAACTCTTGAGAAATGGATTTTCAATCTCATCCAAAGTTATCATAGGTCTAACCAGTGACGAACTTGCAAGAAAAAAAGGAAAAATCCCTATCAATGATTATCCTAGACGATACAAAACACTAGAAGACGTGATAAAAAAAAATTTTCCAAATTCCAAGTATGTGATAAGCAAACTTGATAATGATTTTGGTCCGGCAGTATTGGAACAAGAGGTGGAAGCATTGATAGTAAGTGAAGAAACTTCCTCAAAAGGCAAAGATTTGAACAAGTTACGGACAGAAAGAAATTCCCCCCCAGTTGTCGTGATCGTCGTTCCGATGGCTCTTGCCAAGGATGGTACACGTATCTCTACAACACGAATCAAAAACTCTGAGATTGATGCTGACGGAAATATACTTAGTTGA
- a CDS encoding thioredoxin family protein, whose product MVLLKSEVVLKAGDKAPDFNLLGIDDKKHSLSEYKDYKAKLIIFMCNHCPYVQAKVEAMNEIYEKFKGKIAMIGINSNDATKYPDDSFDSMKIFAKEKGLKFTYLVDETQEIAKKYGAVCTPDPFLFDSKGKLVFHGRIDNAMKPEDKPTEKTMISNIEKVLFEKKIEKDFDPSMGCSIKWKSQQT is encoded by the coding sequence ATGGTATTACTCAAGTCAGAGGTTGTCCTAAAAGCAGGAGACAAAGCTCCAGACTTTAATTTATTGGGAATTGATGATAAGAAACATTCTCTTTCAGAATACAAAGACTATAAAGCAAAATTGATAATTTTCATGTGTAATCACTGTCCATATGTTCAGGCCAAAGTAGAGGCCATGAATGAAATCTATGAAAAATTCAAGGGAAAAATCGCAATGATTGGGATAAACAGCAATGATGCAACAAAATATCCAGATGATAGTTTTGACAGTATGAAAATATTTGCAAAAGAGAAAGGTTTGAAATTCACATATTTGGTTGATGAGACTCAGGAAATTGCAAAAAAATATGGTGCTGTATGCACTCCAGATCCATTTCTTTTTGACAGCAAAGGAAAATTAGTTTTTCACGGAAGAATTGACAACGCAATGAAACCTGAGGACAAACCTACAGAGAAGACAATGATATCAAACATAGAAAAAGTTCTTTTCGAAAAGAAGATAGAGAAAGATTTTGACCCATCCATGGGCTGTTCCATCAAGTGGAAAAGCCAGCAGACTTAA
- a CDS encoding DUF6659 family protein, with protein MDKDELCRQVLDLDSRIRFAGLINENGRLVAGGMKPGLKSLEDFRDDEMLYMELVLRAKMRKEFDKVLGPVRFAMSYRDMLIIMSFPVDGNILLISVEKDVDFSKLPFKILEIIHH; from the coding sequence ATGGATAAAGATGAATTATGCAGACAAGTCCTAGATTTAGACTCACGAATAAGATTTGCGGGCCTAATTAATGAAAATGGCAGACTTGTTGCCGGAGGAATGAAACCAGGACTCAAATCTTTGGAGGATTTTCGAGATGATGAAATGTTATACATGGAGCTAGTTTTGAGAGCAAAGATGCGAAAGGAATTTGACAAGGTTTTAGGTCCAGTAAGATTTGCCATGTCATACAGAGATATGTTGATCATCATGAGTTTTCCAGTAGATGGCAATATCCTTTTGATTTCAGTTGAAAAGGATGTTGACTTTTCTAAACTTCCCTTTAAGATCTTGGAAATAATTCATCATTGA
- the pheS gene encoding phenylalanine--tRNA ligase subunit alpha: protein MSQILHPIEQKILKTLSEKKNLTPEDLATTTQLSLDQIRRGIEWLKFKNLVNVSESEKTVVTLGKRGSEALEKGLPERQLVNYLKSLDGYSCELDDAKNYLKNEFGPAIANAKKNGWIEIYQNRLMLKGYHDSTAEEKIIKIISSKTPAGVSADELEDKSALESLKKRPEFVVLASKKSVLVGLTEQGLETTKNVPNEIDLTSISEIVSVPDSEVKVTRAIDVQASAPPVFAARSHPLRDVIDEVREIFVGLGFSEIIGNNIQSSFWNFDALFTPQDHPAREMQDTFYLHDTIAGTVAKPDQIRKISQEHKKGWNYQWQNQEAKRLVLRTHTTCITIRALADHQYDEARLFSIGKVFRNEKLSYKHLAEFHQVEGVVTGKNVTLRDLMGLQTEFYHKMGIKKIKFWPTFFPYTEPSLQSMIYNENLGKWVELFGMGMFRPEVTKPLGIKNPVLAWGGGIERIAMLKFGLDDVRDLYENKFSWLRSVPKCP from the coding sequence ATGTCGCAAATTCTGCATCCAATCGAGCAAAAAATTCTCAAGACATTGTCTGAAAAGAAAAACCTGACGCCGGAGGATCTTGCTACTACTACACAACTTTCCCTAGACCAAATAAGACGCGGCATTGAATGGCTCAAATTCAAAAATCTAGTCAATGTATCTGAATCGGAGAAAACTGTTGTAACATTAGGAAAGAGAGGTAGTGAGGCACTAGAAAAGGGATTGCCAGAAAGACAACTTGTAAACTATCTAAAGTCATTAGATGGATATTCTTGTGAACTTGATGACGCAAAAAATTACCTAAAAAATGAATTTGGCCCTGCTATTGCAAATGCAAAGAAGAATGGTTGGATTGAAATTTACCAAAATAGGCTCATGTTAAAGGGATATCATGATTCCACAGCTGAAGAAAAAATTATCAAAATCATATCATCTAAAACTCCTGCAGGGGTATCTGCAGATGAATTAGAAGATAAGAGTGCGCTAGAATCTCTGAAAAAAAGACCCGAGTTTGTAGTTCTTGCTTCAAAAAAATCTGTCTTGGTTGGTCTTACCGAACAAGGACTGGAAACAACCAAAAACGTTCCTAATGAAATTGATCTTACAAGTATATCTGAGATTGTATCTGTGCCTGATTCAGAAGTAAAAGTTACAAGGGCTATTGATGTACAAGCCTCTGCTCCTCCTGTATTTGCTGCACGTAGTCATCCGTTAAGAGATGTCATAGACGAAGTGCGCGAGATATTTGTTGGGCTGGGATTTTCTGAAATAATTGGAAATAACATCCAGTCTAGCTTTTGGAACTTTGATGCTCTGTTTACCCCACAAGATCATCCTGCAAGAGAAATGCAAGATACATTTTACCTACATGATACCATTGCAGGTACAGTAGCAAAACCAGATCAAATAAGGAAAATCTCACAAGAACACAAGAAGGGCTGGAATTATCAATGGCAAAACCAGGAAGCAAAAAGGCTTGTGCTGCGAACGCATACTACATGTATAACAATTCGTGCCCTTGCAGACCACCAATATGATGAGGCAAGACTCTTCTCAATAGGTAAAGTATTTCGAAATGAAAAACTAAGCTACAAACATCTAGCCGAATTTCATCAGGTTGAAGGAGTTGTAACGGGCAAAAATGTAACACTGAGAGACCTGATGGGATTGCAGACAGAATTTTATCACAAAATGGGAATAAAGAAGATAAAATTTTGGCCTACGTTCTTTCCATATACGGAACCATCACTACAATCAATGATATACAATGAGAATCTTGGAAAATGGGTAGAGTTGTTTGGAATGGGTATGTTCAGACCAGAGGTAACAAAACCACTGGGAATTAAAAATCCCGTACTT
- a CDS encoding ATP-binding protein, protein MISGRNRSLDYNKKKSLGSKINKIKDFKNNLYKNPCEKTSKSKTEMGHNTLINHSLTGFELMITKILAIIVFGMGIVVTVGWIFDITTLEEVLPHAVNMKFSTSVSFIFSGIILYFIANMQKGKLGASEIAIAASGMVIFLFMGTLLVSNISGVYTGIENLFVKEIHDENTTVLGRPSIPTMVDFVMIVTAGIFSLSNYTKSKKPLFWIGLSILSSGGLGLIGYATNLPFLYYHIPGWSTGMAIHTSILFILSGIGLMILKSHYTTENKTIRSIRLRTRLTALFLISSVIPTIFIGTLSYHLSTSSESITILGGGILILVSVSVVGVIIFSLITSKFFSEPIVRLKKATELISEEHFETSVEEDSTDEFGELGRSFNTMVKNIQTARKKLVEVEKLELSEKRIKDQYQELKKTHEILSATEKKYRGLYEYAPDMLRSISEDGIILDCNENYLRSLGCTKDEVIGKSVFEHTSKKSLRELSKGMEEWKKTGKITNQTIWLKRKDGSEFPTLISGTSLYDDTGKIVGRTVSLRDMTEIYSTKAALEEEKAKRLMTVGELSSKLTHDIRNPLGVILNAAELLRIRKQNMDAKELSLINMINESASRISYQIQDVLNFVRSTDIKKESCSILQILNSCIGKIKLPDNIKLVLPKDDLTVDCDRIKLEIVFENIINNAIQAIDTTQGEITVAIRNESNNDVIEISDSGNGISPEVLPQIFEPLFTTKRSGTGLGLPTCKNLVEQHGWTIEAKLPSTFMIKIPRR, encoded by the coding sequence ATGATTAGTGGACGCAATAGAAGTCTTGACTATAACAAGAAAAAATCATTAGGATCAAAAATTAACAAAATTAAAGATTTCAAAAATAATTTGTACAAAAATCCATGTGAAAAAACATCAAAAAGTAAAACTGAAATGGGTCACAATACCCTGATTAATCATTCACTGACAGGATTTGAATTAATGATAACAAAGATCTTGGCAATAATAGTTTTTGGAATGGGAATAGTGGTCACAGTAGGATGGATCTTTGACATAACAACTCTGGAAGAAGTGTTACCTCATGCAGTAAATATGAAATTTAGCACTTCGGTCTCTTTCATTTTTAGCGGAATTATTCTTTATTTTATCGCCAATATGCAAAAAGGAAAGTTAGGTGCAAGTGAAATCGCCATCGCTGCATCTGGCATGGTGATTTTTCTGTTTATGGGCACATTACTTGTATCCAACATATCTGGTGTATATACAGGAATCGAGAATCTATTTGTAAAAGAGATACATGATGAAAACACTACCGTTCTAGGAAGGCCATCCATACCTACAATGGTAGACTTTGTAATGATAGTAACAGCTGGAATATTTTCTCTGTCAAATTATACGAAATCAAAAAAACCCTTATTTTGGATTGGTCTATCTATATTGTCTTCTGGAGGTCTTGGTCTTATCGGATATGCAACAAATTTACCATTTCTCTACTATCACATACCTGGATGGAGCACTGGAATGGCAATTCACACAAGTATATTGTTCATTCTATCAGGAATAGGATTAATGATTTTGAAATCTCATTATACTACAGAAAATAAAACTATTAGATCTATTCGATTAAGAACAAGATTGACAGCATTATTTCTCATATCCTCTGTAATTCCAACCATTTTCATTGGTACGCTGAGCTACCATCTATCTACAAGTTCGGAATCTATCACCATCTTGGGTGGTGGAATACTAATACTTGTATCAGTATCTGTAGTCGGCGTGATAATTTTTTCATTGATTACATCAAAGTTCTTCTCAGAACCGATTGTTAGGCTTAAAAAAGCAACGGAGCTAATATCTGAAGAACACTTTGAAACAAGTGTGGAAGAAGATTCTACTGATGAATTTGGAGAACTTGGCCGGTCATTTAACACCATGGTTAAAAACATTCAGACAGCACGAAAAAAACTTGTAGAGGTCGAGAAATTGGAATTATCAGAAAAACGAATAAAGGATCAATACCAAGAACTCAAAAAAACCCATGAAATTCTTTCTGCAACAGAGAAAAAGTATAGGGGTCTTTACGAGTATGCACCTGATATGCTTCGTTCCATTTCTGAAGATGGCATCATACTGGATTGTAATGAAAATTACCTACGAAGTCTAGGTTGCACAAAAGATGAGGTCATTGGAAAATCCGTTTTTGAGCATACCTCCAAAAAAAGCCTTAGGGAATTATCAAAGGGAATGGAAGAATGGAAAAAGACTGGTAAAATAACAAATCAGACAATATGGCTAAAAAGAAAAGATGGTTCGGAATTTCCTACCCTCATTAGCGGAACAAGTCTTTATGATGATACTGGAAAGATTGTGGGAAGAACCGTTTCTCTAAGAGACATGACAGAGATTTATAGCACAAAAGCAGCCCTTGAGGAAGAAAAAGCAAAAAGACTGATGACAGTAGGGGAATTATCGTCCAAGCTTACACATGATATCCGAAATCCGTTAGGTGTAATTCTAAATGCTGCTGAATTATTAAGAATACGCAAACAAAACATGGATGCAAAAGAATTATCGCTGATTAATATGATAAATGAATCAGCTTCACGAATATCATATCAAATTCAAGATGTATTGAATTTTGTCAGATCTACTGATATTAAAAAAGAGTCTTGTTCAATATTACAAATTCTGAACTCTTGTATTGGTAAAATCAAGTTACCTGACAATATCAAGTTAGTCTTGCCTAAAGACGACCTGACAGTAGATTGTGACAGGATAAAATTGGAAATTGTTTTTGAAAATATAATTAATAATGCAATTCAGGCAATTGATACCACTCAAGGTGAGATTACTGTGGCAATTAGAAACGAATCAAACAATGATGTGATAGAAATTTCAGATTCTGGAAATGGTATATCACCTGAAGTATTACCACAGATCTTCGAACCTCTGTTTACAACAAAAAGATCAGGAACTGGTCTTGGATTGCCCACCTGTAAAAACCTAGTGGAACAACATGGATGGACAATTGAAGCAAAATTGCCGTCAACATTTATGATAAAAATACCGCGTAGATGA
- a CDS encoding winged helix-turn-helix transcriptional regulator, which translates to MPLKIDEIDLALLESLVKDGRKSFRQISREIKVSTPTVQLHYERLVNIGLIKGVSVDLDFGKMEIQTSAKLDQIKYKTLKVHKIKLDKGMLVKITCDYCNGPTHSKPSILKVGDQERFFCCSSCKALYKEKYRGRIESLSNK; encoded by the coding sequence ATGCCTCTAAAGATAGATGAGATTGATCTTGCACTACTAGAGTCTCTTGTAAAGGATGGACGAAAGTCGTTTCGACAAATCTCAAGAGAGATAAAGGTTAGCACTCCTACTGTACAACTACATTACGAGAGACTTGTAAATATTGGATTAATCAAAGGAGTCTCAGTAGATCTAGATTTTGGAAAAATGGAGATACAAACAAGCGCAAAACTAGATCAAATAAAATACAAGACACTCAAGGTACATAAGATAAAGTTAGACAAGGGAATGCTTGTAAAGATCACCTGTGATTATTGCAATGGACCAACCCACAGCAAGCCTAGCATACTGAAAGTGGGTGACCAAGAAAGGTTTTTCTGTTGTTCATCATGCAAGGCACTGTACAAGGAAAAATATCGTGGTAGAATAGAATCACTTTCCAACAAATAG
- a CDS encoding B12-binding domain-containing protein encodes MAREYGVDKIREKLIDVLRPSKTGLTGIEISEKLRINRITMSKYLKIFAGEGLIRQKNMGSVNLWFIEEGADKLSFPADFFQVQNKYLEYVMMGSTREAHTLLRTALYSGATPAKIISEVIIPAIEAVESSYNDGKMGRSEKNSLDEIISTSISLIGLLDEEMDPKKNVVILATDYHNALLAQAASAALRTEKWRVSLLGDMSSAIDVMFDIDLQRFLNKIWPKHEGMMIIIIFSSKEGEIKFFSKAVDTSTEKFGKNLRLALCTTIVKKTKTGVDFVSGDVETLLRWCQTVFESYQNQ; translated from the coding sequence GTGGCACGAGAATATGGTGTAGATAAAATACGTGAAAAACTGATTGATGTTCTTCGTCCTTCAAAGACTGGATTGACAGGAATTGAAATTTCAGAAAAACTGCGAATAAATCGTATAACCATGTCAAAATACCTCAAGATCTTTGCTGGAGAGGGCCTGATAAGACAAAAAAACATGGGTAGCGTCAATTTATGGTTCATTGAGGAGGGTGCAGATAAACTCAGTTTTCCAGCGGACTTTTTTCAAGTTCAAAACAAGTATCTGGAATATGTCATGATGGGGTCCACCAGAGAAGCTCATACTTTACTTCGAACGGCGCTTTATTCTGGAGCTACTCCTGCAAAAATAATAAGTGAGGTGATAATCCCCGCAATCGAGGCAGTTGAAAGTTCCTATAATGATGGAAAAATGGGAAGATCTGAAAAAAACTCACTCGATGAGATAATCTCAACTTCTATATCATTAATTGGTCTTTTAGACGAAGAAATGGACCCAAAAAAGAATGTCGTTATTTTGGCCACTGATTATCATAATGCACTTCTTGCACAGGCTGCCTCTGCCGCACTTCGTACTGAGAAATGGAGAGTCTCTTTACTTGGTGACATGTCTTCTGCAATAGATGTAATGTTTGATATCGACTTGCAAAGATTTCTCAATAAAATATGGCCTAAACATGAAGGAATGATGATTATCATAATATTTTCCTCAAAAGAAGGAGAAATTAAATTCTTTTCAAAGGCAGTTGATACTAGCACAGAAAAATTTGGAAAGAATCTTCGTCTTGCATTGTGTACGACAATTGTGAAAAAGACCAAGACTGGTGTAGACTTTGTGTCTGGTGATGTGGAAACCTTGTTACGGTGGTGTCAAACTGTGTTTGAAAGTTATCAAAATCAATGA
- a CDS encoding FxLYD domain-containing protein encodes MKTLLLSSFLIMVLFTTNLAWADLPPSTSLGVVVLQTEYSDKASDGTTVVFGEVQNNLNSPVNAVTLGVTFMDSNSNQIEYKTGTTLLQVIQPGAKAPFMISSTKADPSITQIQVKIAGFQSSSAKQQLLQISPGSLQVSDKLLISGNITNNGAQQSTNTKLYLISYDAFQRIVAIGISNPISIDPGKDSQFSITSNSNTRAQSYMIIAESDNYQSNLIHVKGVQATLPVIVSNTKITDPNGTSYSTIPVNASVNITSDTKYLLNSTQSFIYYVQVKQFNGQVEFIGKYKGVFLGPGNHNVSVNWRPNTAGSYFVETYVWNYDSVPLSSAVPSINVVLVK; translated from the coding sequence ATGAAAACCTTGTTGCTTTCAAGTTTTTTGATTATGGTATTGTTTACAACCAATCTTGCTTGGGCTGATCTTCCACCTTCAACAAGTCTTGGTGTTGTAGTACTCCAAACAGAATATTCTGACAAGGCAAGTGATGGTACTACTGTGGTGTTCGGGGAGGTCCAAAATAACCTTAATTCTCCTGTCAACGCAGTTACACTTGGAGTTACATTCATGGATAGTAACTCTAATCAGATAGAATACAAAACCGGGACAACTCTTTTACAGGTAATACAGCCTGGAGCAAAAGCTCCTTTCATGATATCATCTACAAAAGCGGATCCCTCTATCACTCAAATCCAAGTAAAAATTGCAGGGTTCCAATCGTCGTCTGCAAAACAACAGCTCTTGCAAATTTCTCCTGGCTCTCTTCAAGTTTCTGACAAGTTGCTCATTTCTGGCAATATAACAAATAATGGAGCACAGCAATCTACTAATACAAAACTCTACTTGATATCATATGATGCCTTTCAACGAATAGTTGCTATAGGAATATCTAATCCTATTTCTATTGACCCTGGAAAAGATTCTCAATTTAGCATAACTTCAAATTCAAACACTAGGGCGCAATCCTATATGATAATTGCAGAATCTGATAATTACCAATCAAACCTGATCCATGTAAAGGGTGTTCAGGCGACGCTACCTGTAATTGTAAGTAATACTAAGATAACTGATCCTAATGGTACTTCGTACTCTACAATTCCAGTAAACGCATCTGTAAATATAACAAGTGATACAAAATATCTTCTCAATTCTACCCAGTCGTTTATCTATTATGTCCAAGTCAAACAATTCAATGGACAAGTAGAATTCATAGGAAAATACAAGGGAGTATTTCTTGGCCCGGGGAATCACAATGTATCAGTAAACTGGAGACCAAATACAGCAGGATCCTATTTTGTTGAGACATATGTGTGGAATTATGACTCTGTTCCTCTTTCCTCTGCAGTACCATCAATTAATGTAGTACTTGTTAAATGA
- a CDS encoding DUF488 domain-containing protein gives MKRVYEKYSSDDGFRILIDRLWPRGVSKANAHVDLWLREIAPTDHLREWFSHDVKKWKSFKKKYKEELKENKLSLDKIRDLQKEHKTITLVFSAKDEQHNNAIVLGEVLHIL, from the coding sequence ATAAAAAGAGTTTATGAAAAATATTCTTCGGATGATGGTTTTAGGATATTAATTGATAGACTATGGCCACGAGGGGTTTCAAAAGCCAACGCCCATGTTGATTTGTGGCTTAGAGAGATAGCACCAACTGACCACTTGAGAGAGTGGTTTTCCCATGATGTAAAAAAATGGAAATCATTCAAGAAAAAATACAAAGAAGAATTAAAGGAAAACAAATTGTCATTAGACAAAATTAGAGATCTTCAAAAAGAACATAAAACTATCACACTAGTTTTTTCTGCAAAAGACGAACAACACAATAATGCTATTGTCTTAGGTGAAGTCTTACACATTTTATGA
- a CDS encoding tryptophan--tRNA ligase: MSSEEFTVTPWSVEGDIDYDKLMQKFGTEKISPELEARIEKITGEMHPMLKLGYFFSHRDLDKVLTEYEKGNKFYLYTGRGPSGKIHMGHLLPWIFTKYLQEKFDVNLIFQLTDDEKFLYSDGKSMDDVSKFTQENILDIIAIGFDPKKTKILIDTKDIKRIYPISLEIAKRVTYSTVKAVFGFENSTNIGMIGFPPIQAAPCFLPSIIEGRPTPVLIPAAIDQDPYWRVTRDIAEKLGYPKPAQIHSKFLPGLGMQGKMSSSIPETAIFTTDDDGIIDKKISSTFTGGQPTVELQRKLGANYSICPVFWYLRYFFDTEKESDERARKCKSGQLLCGECKSNLKDATKPFLSEFKKQREKAKDQVDKFMFD, encoded by the coding sequence ATGTCATCTGAAGAGTTTACAGTAACTCCTTGGAGCGTGGAAGGAGATATTGACTATGATAAACTCATGCAAAAGTTTGGTACAGAAAAAATTTCCCCAGAATTAGAAGCACGCATTGAAAAAATAACTGGAGAGATGCATCCAATGTTAAAGTTAGGATATTTTTTTAGCCATAGGGATTTGGACAAGGTTTTGACAGAATATGAGAAGGGAAACAAGTTTTATCTTTACACCGGAAGAGGCCCATCCGGAAAAATTCACATGGGGCACCTTCTTCCATGGATTTTTACAAAATATCTTCAGGAAAAATTTGATGTCAATTTGATATTTCAGTTAACTGACGATGAAAAATTTCTGTACAGTGATGGAAAATCTATGGATGATGTATCAAAGTTTACACAAGAAAACATCCTGGATATAATTGCCATTGGATTTGATCCAAAAAAGACAAAGATCCTAATTGATACAAAAGACATCAAACGGATTTATCCCATATCACTTGAGATAGCAAAAAGAGTTACCTATTCTACTGTCAAGGCAGTTTTTGGATTCGAAAATTCTACAAACATAGGCATGATTGGGTTTCCGCCGATACAGGCAGCACCGTGTTTTTTACCGTCAATAATAGAAGGGCGTCCCACTCCTGTACTCATACCTGCAGCAATAGACCAGGATCCCTATTGGAGAGTAACAAGAGATATTGCTGAAAAATTAGGATATCCAAAACCTGCCCAGATTCATTCCAAGTTTTTGCCTGGACTTGGCATGCAAGGAAAAATGTCTTCCTCAATTCCCGAGACTGCCATATTTACTACAGACGATGATGGTATAATAGACAAAAAGATTTCAAGTACGTTTACAGGTGGCCAGCCCACTGTTGAGCTTCAACGAAAACTTGGTGCAAACTATAGCATATGTCCAGTATTTTGGTATCTAAGATATTTCTTTGATACTGAAAAGGAATCTGATGAGAGGGCAAGAAAGTGTAAGAGCGGACAGCTGCTATGTGGAGAATGCAAGAGCAATCTAAAAGATGCTACAAAGCCTTTCCTATCAGAGTTCAAGAAGCAAAGAGAAAAAGCAAAAGATCAAGTAGACAAGTTCATGTTTGATTAA
- a CDS encoding pentapeptide repeat-containing protein: protein MGNITKSILFTMGIISVFCVFSTSSLSAFAVSSKSEHIPSWVKIRTKWWIEGLISDSEYTKGIQYLVKIGVINLEATSEKAELVNQKPIPPANPPSNCQDRTFPKVNWSNCDFSNVDLHNSDLTGANLVGTNFNHADLHKAYLFRANLAGANLQNSDITNADFPEAILKGANMINASATYINLLAADLTGANLSGGNFYSAALTGATFRNATLTGANFNLSEIKDVDFTGANLSGANFQDSDLSNAIMINVNLTNANLKSADLNNAVFTGANLSGANLQNTGLGFAIFENATLNGANLNHADLGGADLKGANLTNADLTGADLSGADMHCIGNPVCIH, encoded by the coding sequence GTGGGAAATATAACAAAATCTATTTTATTCACAATGGGAATAATTTCCGTATTTTGCGTATTTTCAACTTCAAGCCTTTCTGCATTTGCCGTTTCTAGTAAATCAGAACATATACCTTCATGGGTTAAGATTAGGACAAAATGGTGGATTGAGGGACTAATTAGCGATTCAGAGTATACAAAAGGAATTCAATACCTTGTTAAAATTGGAGTAATAAATTTAGAAGCAACTAGTGAAAAAGCCGAACTTGTTAACCAAAAACCAATACCACCAGCCAACCCCCCATCTAACTGTCAAGATAGAACATTTCCAAAGGTCAACTGGTCTAATTGTGATTTTTCTAATGTCGATTTACACAACTCAGACTTGACTGGTGCAAATCTTGTTGGAACTAATTTCAATCATGCAGATCTTCACAAAGCATATCTATTTCGTGCTAATCTTGCAGGTGCAAATCTCCAAAATTCAGATATCACAAATGCTGATTTTCCAGAAGCCATACTAAAGGGTGCCAACATGATCAATGCAAGTGCTACATACATCAATTTGCTTGCAGCAGACTTAACTGGTGCAAATCTCTCTGGAGGTAATTTTTACAGTGCTGCACTCACTGGTGCCACCTTTAGAAATGCCACATTGACTGGAGCCAATTTCAATCTATCAGAAATCAAAGATGTTGATTTTACTGGTGCAAATCTCTCGGGTGCAAACTTTCAAGATTCCGATCTTTCAAACGCTATTATGATAAATGTTAACCTGACTAATGCCAATCTTAAAAGTGCAGACCTTAACAATGCCGTATTTACTGGAGCAAATCTCTCGGGTGCCAATTTACAAAACACTGGTCTTGGGTTTGCAATTTTCGAGAATGCAACTCTGAATGGTGCAAACTTGAATCATGCGGATTTGGGTGGTGCAGATCTTAAAGGTGCAAACTTGACCAATGCAGACCTTACTGGTGCTGATTTATCTGGAGCAGATATGCACTGCATTGGTAATCCAGTTTGTATTCACTAA